From a region of the Triticum aestivum cultivar Chinese Spring chromosome 7D, IWGSC CS RefSeq v2.1, whole genome shotgun sequence genome:
- the LOC123168412 gene encoding transcription factor GAMYB, translated as MEGKDATLVLPELLKEEVQSPPLSPLSPRSSDDDETEADDSDGEEEEGGAPVGTGGAVASGPPMKKGPWTSDEDQRLRTYVEAHGEGNWNQVQRNAGLNRCGKSCRLRWANHLRPNLKKGPFSKEEEQKIIELHALHGNKWAKMASVLEGRTDNEIKNFWNTRMKRLQKAGLGLYPDGLLSRLANQEMGSHSPEDSRGKKRQNELSQGNGLEFDDIIFEKLDYKKQSDNFLTPNFTIQDSLPMNDINYPLKRHASSGIVSDYGGSPKCEQFSNEIEEASYNDLNSEMSVVSFNNVISNSMPLLDDNFPISGKILPIKMELPSFQYAAYDTSNNLLCPASTLPEQVHGFGVPTKFEGEFDSELPFPYAYHFIPSTSIFDDNTLEYSSFNELTTYKSPTDSDAIFMDNKHNADILHDKYFCSDPCATDVSAEARFFNEDSTHSEYQPNNGPLNALFYGKFCNDVTLSARDDGHQTLLSSNGVPNTHHLPGY; from the exons ATGGAAGGGAAGGACGCCACGCTCGTCTTGCCGGAGCTGCTGAAGGAGGAGGTGCAGTCGCCGCCGCTGTCACCGCTGTCTCCGCGCAGCAGCGACGACGATGAGACCGAAGCTGATGACAGCGACGGCGAGGAAGAGGAAGGCGGGGCTCCGGTTGGCACTGGCGGCGCCGTGGCCAGCGGGCCTCCGATGAAGAAAGGGCCGTGGACGTCCGATGAGGACCAGCGCCTGAGGACCTACGTGGAGGCGCATGGCGAGGGTAACTGGAACCAGGTCCAGAGGAACGCCGGGCTGAACCGGTGCGGCAAGAGCTGCCGCCTTCGCTGGGCGAACCACCTCAGGCCCAACCTCAAGAAGGGCCCCTTCTCCAAGGAGGAGGAGCAGAAGATTATCGAGCTTCATGCGCTGCACGGGAACAAGTGGGCTAAGATGGCGTCCGTT TTAGAAGGCCGCACGGATAATGAAATTAAGAATTTTTGGAACACAAGAATGAAGAGGCTCCAGAAAGCTGGTCTAGGCCTTTATCCAGATGGCTTATTATCTCGGTTGGCAAATCAAGAGATGGGTTCTCATAGTCCTGAAGATTCACGTGGGAAGAAACGACAAAATGAACTCTCACAGGGAAATGGTCTTGaatttgatgatattatatttgagAAATTAGACTATAAAAAGCAGTCAGACAATTTCCTTACTCCAAATTTTACAATTCAAGATTCCCTTCCAATGAATGACATTAACTACCCTTTGAAGCGGCATGCATCTTCTGGCATAGTATCAGACTACGGTGGCAGTCCTAAGTGTGAACAATTTTCTAATGAGATTGAGGAGGCTTCTTACAATGATCTCAACTCTGAGATGTCAGTTGTTTCTTTTAATAATGTCATTTCCAATAGCATGCCATTATTAGATGACAATTTCCCTATTTCTGGGAAGATATTGCCCATTAAAATGGAGCTCCCTTCATTCCAATATGCCGCTTATGATACAAGCAACAACTTGTTGTGTCCCGCATCAACTCTTCCTGAACAG GTACATGGATTTGGGGTCCCTACCAAGTTCGAAGGAGAGTTTGACTCAGAACTGCCATTTCCATATGCTTACCATTTTATTCCATCCACTTCAATCTTTGATGACAATACCCTTGAGTACAGTTCTTTTAATGAACTTACGACCTACAAATCACCTACTG ACTCGGATGCTATTTTCATGGACAACAAACATAATGCGGATATATTACATgataaatatttttgctcagaTCCTTGCGCGACAGATGTATCAGCAGAAGCAAGATTTTTTAATGAAGATTCAACACACTCAGAGTATCAACCCAACAACGGTCCACTTAATGCATTATTTTATGGAAAGTTTTGTAATGATGTTACATTATCAGCCAGGGATGATGGCCATCAGACTCTGCTTTCCAGTAATGGCGTACCCAATACACACCACTTGCCTGGATATTAA
- the LOC123165155 gene encoding aspartic proteinase, producing the protein MRPMHLLGVTCLWILSCALLLGGACSDGLLRINLSKKRLDKETLAAAKSARQETNLLRPDDGSRHSLGLSDDDIVPLDNYLDTQYFGEIGVGTPPQNFTVIFDTGSSNLWVPSSKCYFSIACYLHHKYKSTKSTTYKKNGETCTISYGSGSIAGFFSEDSVLVGELVVKNQKFIETTREASPTFIIGKFDGILGLGFPEISVGSAPPIWQSMQEQKLIEKDIFSFWLNRDPDASAGGELVFGGVDKKHYKGKHTYVPVTRKGYWQFDMGDLLIGGESTGFCAGGCAAIVDSGTSLLAGPTTIVAQVNHAIGAEGIISTECKEVVREYGEMILELLVAQTRPQKVCSQIGLCVFDGSYSVSNQIESVVDKKEKRGSDLLCTACEMTVVWIQNQLRKNQTKELILDYANQLCERLPSPNGESTVDCHQISEMPDLAFTIANKTFTLTPEQYVVKLEQSGQTICISGFMAFDVPSPRGPLWILGDVFMGAYHTVFDFGESRIGFAKSA; encoded by the exons ATGAGGCCGATGCATCTCTTGGGGGTCACTTGCCTATGGATCCTCTCATGCGCCTTGCTGCTCGGCGGCGCTTGCTCCGATGGGTTGCTGAGGATCAACCTGAGCAAGAAGAGGCTGGACAAGGAAACCCTAGCAGCCGCAAAATCGGCGAGGCAGGAGACCAACCTGCTGAGGCCCGACGATGGATCTCGCCACTCTCTCGGCCTGTCAGACGATGACATAGTTCCTCTGGACAACTACCTAGACACCCAGTACTTCGGAGAGATCGGCGTCGGCACGCCGCCGCAGAACTTCACGGTCATATTTGACACCGGGAGCTCAAACTTGTGGGTTCCGTCGTCGAAATGCTACTTTTCG ATAGCATGCTACTTGCACCACAAATACAAGTCGACCAAATCGACCACTTACAAGAAGAATG GAGAAACTTGCACAATTAGCTATGGCTCTGGGTCAATTGCTGGCTTCTTCAGTGAGGACAGCGTGTTAGTTGGCGAGCTTGTTGTGAAAAATCAG AAATTCATCGAGACAACCCGTGAAGCAAGTCCTACTTTTATCATTGGGAAGTTTGATGGTATACTTGGCCTTGGATTTCCGGAGATTTCCGTGGGAAGTGCCCCTCCAATTTG GCAGAGCATGCAAGAGCAGAAGCTGATAGAGAAGGACATCTTCTCCTTCTGGCTTAACCGTGATCCCGATGCATCCGCGGGAGGTGAACTCGTGTTCGGGGGTGTGGACAAAAAGCACTATAAGGGGAAACACACATACGTTCCGGTCACTCGTAAAGGCTACTGGCAGTTTGACATGGGTGATCTTCTCATTGGTGGCGAGTCAACTGGCTTCTGTGCTGGTGGTTGCGCTGCAATTGTCGACTCAGGGACCTCACTGCTCGCTGGCCCAACG ACCATAGTGGCTCAAGTCAATCATGCAATTGGGGCTGAGGGGATTATCAGTACAGAATGCAAGGAAGTAGTGAGAGAGTATGGAGAGATGATCCTTGAGTTGCTTGTAGCACAG ACAAGGCCACAGAAAGTGTGCAGTCAGATTGGTCTCTGTGTATTCGATGGTAGTTACTCTGTCAG TAACCAAATTGAATCTGTTGTTGATAAGAAAGAGAAGCGAGGCTCTGATCTTCTCTGCACCGCTTGTGAGATGACTGTTGTCTGGATACAGAATCAGCTCCGAAAAAACCAAACGAAAGAGCTCATCTTGGATTATGCGAATCAG CTCTGTGAGCGTCTCCCGAGCCCCAACGGAGAATCAACCGTCGACTGCCACCAGATCTCAGAGATGCCTGATCTTGCTTTCACCATAGCAAACAAGACTTTCACCTTGACGCCAGAGCAG TACGTCGTGAAGCTGGAGCAATCAGGCCAGACCATTTGCATCAGTGGGTTCATGGCGTTCGACGTGCCGTCCCCTCGCGGCCCGCTCTG GATACTTGGAGACGTCTTCATGGGCGCCTATCACACCGTTTTCGACTTCGGTGAGAGCAGGATTGGGTTCGCCAAATCCGCGTGA